Proteins encoded together in one Vigna angularis cultivar LongXiaoDou No.4 chromosome 5, ASM1680809v1, whole genome shotgun sequence window:
- the LOC108339717 gene encoding uncharacterized protein LOC108339717 isoform X1: MAFLFQKFQEAVRTLTKNPIFSRDPQQLQFEADINCLFLYTSYKMLGENANEADAEEIIKMASKASFVDQQMQVQENVHSQIKAFCTCMNEILVSKEKMVNGRLELSQQANSSPLRGGHSSAKAASKQRPLSQSEVSQKLKDQLGYTLNVKPSQIPHKDSGKGLFLDGAVDVGAVVAFYPGVIYSPSYYNQIPGYLDEQNSYLITRYDGTVIDAQPWGCGGDGPERFNGRKMFENKLDNEGAHKGSDRMSKPLEGSQVDDDNDDVVERRNPLALAHFANHPPKGILPNVMICPYDFPLTENNMRIYIPNILFGNEEVNLKRFGSSWLKSVVSKNSESDVPTLKAVVLVATRTLQDEELLLNYRLSNSKQWPEWYAPVDEEEDMNLKDESGQ; encoded by the exons ATGGCTTTTTTATTTCAGAAATTTCAAGAG GCTGTGAGAACCCTCACAAAAAATCCCATATTTTCTAGGGATCCTCAACAACTACAATTTGAAGCGGACATTAACTGTTTGTTTCTTTATACAAG CTACAAAATGTTGGGGGAGAATGCTAATGAAGCAGATGCAGAAGAGATTATTAAAATGGCTAGTAAAGCCTCTTTTGTCGATCAACAAATGCAAGTACAAGAAAATGTTCACTCTCAAATCAAAGCATTTTGCACATGCATGAACGAAATTCTTGTTTCAAAAGAAAAGATGGTGAATGGCCGCTTAGAATTATCTCAACAAGCAAACAGTTCACCTCTCCGTGGTGGGCATAGTTCTGCTAAAG CTGCTTCTAAACAAAGACCATTAAGCCAATCTGAAGTCTCTCAGAAGTTAAAGGATCAACTTGGTTACACACTTAATGTCAAACCTTCTCAAATACCTCACAAGGATTCTGGCAAAGGTCTATTTTTAGATGGTGCAGTTGATGTTGGTGCTGTAGTAGCCTTTTATCCTGGTGTGATCTATTCCCCATCTTACTATAATCAAATTCCTGGATACCTTGATGAGCAGAACTCCTACTTGATTACAAGATATGACGGGACTGTCATTGATGCCCAACCTTGGGGTTGTGGCGGTGATGGACCAGAGCGATTCAACGGTAGAAAAATGTTCGAAAACAAACTTGATAATGAAGGAGCTCATAAGGGTTCGGACAGAATGAGTAAACCTTTGGAAGGCTCCCAGgtagatgatgataatgatgatgtAGTTGAGCGTAGAAATCCATTAGCCTTGGCTCATTTTGCTAATCACCCTCCAAAAGGGATTCTTCCTAATGTCATGATCTGCCCTTATGACTTTCCATTGACTGAAAACAACATGAGGATTTACATACCAAACATATTATTTGGAAATGAAGAAGTAAATCTGAAGAGATTTGGCAGCTCTTGGCTCAAATCTGTAGTTTCAAAAAACAGTGAATCAGATGTTCCTACCCTCAAAGCTGTTGTTCTGGTAGCAACTAGGACCCTTCAAGATGAAGAACTCCTTTTGAACTACAGGTTGAGCAACTCTAAGCAGTGGCCAGAATGGTATGCTCCAGTGGATGAAGAAGAGGACATGAATCTGAAAGATGAAAGTGGCCAATGA
- the LOC108339583 gene encoding WD repeat-containing protein 55, giving the protein MEINLGKLAFDVDFHPSDNLVATGLINGDLYLYRYSPDSVPVRQLEVHAHTESCRAARFINGGRVLLTGSPDCSILATDVETGSTITRIDNAHEAAVNRLINLTESTVASGDDEGCIKVWDTRERSCCNSFDAHEDYISDMTFASDAMKLLTTSGDGTLSVCNLRRNTVQTRSEFSEDELLSVVLMKNGRKVVCGSQTGIILLYSWGCFKDCSDRFTDLSSNSIDAMLKLDEDRIITGSENGIINLVGILPNRVIQPIAEHSEYPVECLAFSHDRKFLGSIGHDQMLKLWDLDSILQDTKNTQTNETGAIDSDDEEMELDNDPSKLSRGNKRKNANNGQAPGGGNNFFAEL; this is encoded by the exons ATGGAGATAAATTTGGGGAAACTTGCATTTGACGTTGATTTTCATCCGTCAGACAACCTTGTCGCCACGGGTCTAATTAACGGGGACCTTTACCT ATACCGTTATAGCCCTGATAGTGTCCCTGTGAG GCAATTGGAAGTCCATGCACACACAGAGTCTTGCAGGGCTGCTCGATTCATCAATGGAGGACGTG TGCTGTTGACGGGTTCTCCAGATTGCTCTATACTGGCTACGGATGTGGAGACTGGATCTACAATTACCCGTATTGATAATGCTCACGA GGCTGCAGTAAATAGATTGATAAACTTGACCGAGTCAACTGTTGCCTCAGGAGACGATGAGGGTTGTATAAAG GTTTGGGATACCAGAGAACGCTCTTGCTGCAATTCTTTTGATGCCCATGAAGATTACATTTCAGACATGACTTTTGCTTCCGATGCAATGAAACTGTTGACAACGAG tGGAGACGGGACTCTGTCTGTTTGCAATCTTCGAAGAAATACA GTACAAACTCGATCCGAATTTTCTGAAGATGAGTTGCTGTCTGTTGTTTTAATGAAG AATGGTAGGAAAGTTGTGTGCGGATCTCAAACTGGAATCATTCTGTTGTATTCATGGGGATGCTTCAAGGATTGTAG TGATCGATTTACTGATCTCTCTTCAAACTCTATTGATGCAATGTTGAAG CTTGATGAAGATAGAATTATTACTGGATCAGAGAATGGGATTATCAA tttgGTCGGGATATTACCCAACAGGGTCATCCAGCCAATAGCTGAACACTCAGAGTATCCTGTTGAGTGTCTCG CATTCTCTCATGATAGGAAGTTCCTTGGAAGCATCGGACATGATCAAATGTTAAAG CTATGGGATTTGGATAGCATACTCCAAGATACaaaaaacacacaaacaaaTGAAACTGGAGCGATTGATAGTGACGATGAGGAAATGGAACTAGATAATGATCCTTCAAAGCTCAGTAGAG GGAACAAGAGAAAGAATGCAAATAATGGGCAAGCCCCAGGTGGTGGCAACAACTTCTTTGCCGAATTATAG
- the LOC108339717 gene encoding uncharacterized protein LOC108339717 isoform X2: MLGENANEADAEEIIKMASKASFVDQQMQVQENVHSQIKAFCTCMNEILVSKEKMVNGRLELSQQANSSPLRGGHSSAKAASKQRPLSQSEVSQKLKDQLGYTLNVKPSQIPHKDSGKGLFLDGAVDVGAVVAFYPGVIYSPSYYNQIPGYLDEQNSYLITRYDGTVIDAQPWGCGGDGPERFNGRKMFENKLDNEGAHKGSDRMSKPLEGSQVDDDNDDVVERRNPLALAHFANHPPKGILPNVMICPYDFPLTENNMRIYIPNILFGNEEVNLKRFGSSWLKSVVSKNSESDVPTLKAVVLVATRTLQDEELLLNYRLSNSKQWPEWYAPVDEEEDMNLKDESGQ; the protein is encoded by the exons ATGTTGGGGGAGAATGCTAATGAAGCAGATGCAGAAGAGATTATTAAAATGGCTAGTAAAGCCTCTTTTGTCGATCAACAAATGCAAGTACAAGAAAATGTTCACTCTCAAATCAAAGCATTTTGCACATGCATGAACGAAATTCTTGTTTCAAAAGAAAAGATGGTGAATGGCCGCTTAGAATTATCTCAACAAGCAAACAGTTCACCTCTCCGTGGTGGGCATAGTTCTGCTAAAG CTGCTTCTAAACAAAGACCATTAAGCCAATCTGAAGTCTCTCAGAAGTTAAAGGATCAACTTGGTTACACACTTAATGTCAAACCTTCTCAAATACCTCACAAGGATTCTGGCAAAGGTCTATTTTTAGATGGTGCAGTTGATGTTGGTGCTGTAGTAGCCTTTTATCCTGGTGTGATCTATTCCCCATCTTACTATAATCAAATTCCTGGATACCTTGATGAGCAGAACTCCTACTTGATTACAAGATATGACGGGACTGTCATTGATGCCCAACCTTGGGGTTGTGGCGGTGATGGACCAGAGCGATTCAACGGTAGAAAAATGTTCGAAAACAAACTTGATAATGAAGGAGCTCATAAGGGTTCGGACAGAATGAGTAAACCTTTGGAAGGCTCCCAGgtagatgatgataatgatgatgtAGTTGAGCGTAGAAATCCATTAGCCTTGGCTCATTTTGCTAATCACCCTCCAAAAGGGATTCTTCCTAATGTCATGATCTGCCCTTATGACTTTCCATTGACTGAAAACAACATGAGGATTTACATACCAAACATATTATTTGGAAATGAAGAAGTAAATCTGAAGAGATTTGGCAGCTCTTGGCTCAAATCTGTAGTTTCAAAAAACAGTGAATCAGATGTTCCTACCCTCAAAGCTGTTGTTCTGGTAGCAACTAGGACCCTTCAAGATGAAGAACTCCTTTTGAACTACAGGTTGAGCAACTCTAAGCAGTGGCCAGAATGGTATGCTCCAGTGGATGAAGAAGAGGACATGAATCTGAAAGATGAAAGTGGCCAATGA
- the LOC108339995 gene encoding serine carboxypeptidase-like 35, whose product MAFLWFYIAVLSGTIFSAQFSVSEQAYSAGERQMEDDKVTDLPGQPVVNFNHYAGYVKLRRQEKKALFYWFFEAQEASSHKPLVLWLTGGPGCSSVAFGAAQEIGPFRVDDHQRITINKFSWNRVANIIFLESPISVGFSYTNNSDDLSKLGDQVVALDNYAFLLGWFKRFPRFKSHEFYIIGESYGGHYAPQLAEVIHEGNKNGPYINLKGFMMGNPVINDVTDLKGIFDFAFYHAIISKQVYDGIREKCDFMTKNNTKECSWIVAKFVKAYSDIDVFSIYSPICLLDYERPVSSMFDGIPYTVSEFDLRNMIPTMAYDPCKANDVEKYFNRKDVQKAIHAYLPDMFDPYTICSTKIKKWNDSPSTVLPVIQKLLHAGLRIWMYSGDSDGRVPWLSTRYSLEELKVNVTREWRAWFEGREVGGWVEEYEGGLTFASIRGAGHQAPIYKPREALSLFYHFLSGQSLPSSTF is encoded by the exons ATGGCTTTTTTGTGGTTCTATATTGCTGTTTTGTCTGGGACTATTTTTTCAGCTCAATTCTCTGTTTCCGAGCAAG CGTATTCAGCCGGTGAGAGACAAATGGAGGACGATAAAGTGACAGATTTACCTGGACAACCAGTAGTAAACTTCAATCACTATGCTGGTTACGTGAAGTTAAGACGACAAGAAAAGAAAGCACTGTTTTACTGGTTCTTCGAAGCTCAAGAGGCTTCATCGCATAAACCTCTCGTGCTTTGGCTAACTGGAG GACCTGGTTGTTCGTCTGTTGCTTTTGGAGCAGCACAAGAGATTGGTCCATTTCGTGTAGATGACCATCAGCGTATTACCATCAACAAATTCTCCTGGAATAGAg TTGCCAATATCATATTCTTGGAATCACCTATTAGTGTGGGTTTTTCTTACACTAATAATTCCGATGACTTAAGCAAGCTCGGTGATCAAGTGGTTGCTCTTGATAACTATGCCTTCTTGCTTGGTTGGTTTAAGAGATTTCCAAGATTCAAATCCCATGAATTTTATATCATAGGAGAGAGCTATGGAG GACATTATGCTCCACAGTTGGCTGAGGTTATACATGAAGGGAACAAAAATGGCCCTTACATAAATCTTAAGGGATTCATG ATGGGAAACCCTGTGATTAACGATGTGACAGACTTGAAAGGCATATTTGATTTTGCTTTCTATCATGCGATAATTTCAAAGCAAGTGTATGATGGCATAAGAGAGAAATGTGATTTCATGACAAAAAACAATACAAAGGAATGTAGTTGGATCGTGGCCAAATTCGTAAAGGCCTATTCTGACATAGATGTATTTAGTATTTACTCTCCTATTTGTCTGTTGGACTATGAAAGACCAGTTTCAAGTATGTTTGATGGTATCCCGTATACTGTCTCAGAATTT GACCTCCGGAATATGATTCCGACAATGGCTTACGATCCATGTAAAGCTAACGACGTGGAGAAGTATTTCAACAGGAAGGATGTCCAGAAGGCCATTCATGCATACCTCCCTGACATGTTTGATCCCTACACGATATGCAG cactaaaattaaaaaatggaaTGATTCACCAAGCACAGTTCTTCCAGTGATTCAGAAACTACTACATGCTGGTTTACGCATTTGGATGTACAG TGGAGACAGTGATGGTAGAGTTCCATGGTTATCAACGAGATACAGTTTGGAAGAGCTGAAAGTGAATGTGACAAGAGAATGGAGAGCTTGGTTTGAAGGAAGAGAAGTTGGAGGATGGGTAGAGGAGTACGAGGGTGGTCTCACTTTTGCCTCCATTAGAGGTGCTGGTCATCAAGCTCCAATTTATAAACCACGAGaagctctttctctcttctaccATTTCCTTTCTGGTCAATCGCTTCCTTCTTCTACCTTCTGA